The following are encoded together in the Lathyrus oleraceus cultivar Zhongwan6 chromosome 3, CAAS_Psat_ZW6_1.0, whole genome shotgun sequence genome:
- the LOC127132446 gene encoding nicotianamine synthase, which produces MVCQEEILIEKVCDLYEQISSLETLKPCKNVDMLFTELVLTCMPPSPIDVTKLPKTIQEKRSHLIRLCGEAEGYLESHYSAILGSYQNPLHHLHIFPYYSNYIKLGHLEFSILSQHCSHVPSKIAFIGSGPLPLTSIVLASNHLPSTIFHNYDIDPLANSSAEHLVSSDPDLSNRMIFHTNDILDVSDDLKEFEIVYLAALVGMNKEEKNRIIDHLEKHMAPGALLMLRSAHGARAFLYPVVESSDLRGFEILSIFHPMDEVINSVVISRKYHMPIHSLDQGLGSMILPNKCSEIQVFNPLRSLNHGNMIEELTIEDQLL; this is translated from the coding sequence ATGGTTTGCCAAGAAGAAatattgattgaaaaagtgtgtgaCTTGTATGAACAAATCTCAAGTCTTGAAACACTCAAACCTTGCAAAAATGTCGACATGCTTTTCACTGAGCTTGTCCTCACATGCATGCCACCTAGTCCTATAGATGTCACAAAACTCCCAAAAACTATTCAAGAAAAAAGATCACACCTCATAAGGCTATGTGGTGAAGCTGAAGGGTATTTGGAGAGTCACTACTCAGCTATCTTAGGTTCATACCAAAAccctcttcatcatcttcataTTTTTCCTTACTATTCTAACTACATCAAACTTGGTCACCTTGAGTTTTCTATCCTTAGCCAACACTGTTCTCATGTCCCTTCCAAAATTGCTTTTATTGGTTCTGGACCTCTTCCTCTTACTTCAATTGTATTGGCTTCGAATCATTTACCTTCAACCATTTTTCATAATTACGACATCGACCCTCTGGCCAATTCTAGCGCTGAACATCTGGTGTCATCTGATCCTGACTTGTCAAACCGTATGATTTTTCACACCAATGATATATTGGATGTGAGTGATGATTTGAAAGAGTTTGAGATTGTTTACTTGGCCGCCCTTGTCGGTATGAACAAGGAGGAGAAGAATCGAATCATTGATCATCTGGAGAAGCACATGGCTCCCGGAGCACTTCTTATGCTACGAAGTGCTCATGGAGCTCGTGCTTTTCTATATCCAGTAGTTGAATCTTCTGATCTTCGAGGCTTTGAGATCCTCTCGATCTTTCACCCTATGGATGAAGTTATCAACTCGGTCGTCATATCGCGTAAGTATCATATGCCTATACACTCACTTGATCAAGGCCTTGGTTCTATGATCCTACCAAACAAGTGTTCTGAGATTCAAGTTTTCAATCCTCTTAGGAGCCTCAACCATGGGAATATGATTGAGGAATTGACCATTGAGGATCAACTCTTGTGA